CGACTCCTTCGACACGATCGTCCCCGTCCTCATCGGACTCGCCCTCGTGCTCGTCGTCTTCCAGCCCCGTCTCGCCAAGGCCCTGCGCCGCCGCCAGGACGCCGCCGGAGGCGACACCGGACACCCCGACGGCGGCCCCGCGCTGCTCTCCGGCATGCTCGTCGCCAGCGCGTACGGCGGCTACTTCGGCGCCGCCCAGGGCGTCCTGTACGTCGGCCTCATGGGCCTGCTGCTCCGCGACGACCTCCAGCGCATCAACGCCGTCAAGAACGTCGTCGCCGCCATGGTGAACGGCATCGCCGCCGTCCTCTTCCTCTTCGTCGCCGAATTCGACTGGACCGCCGTCCTGCTGATCGCGGTCGGCTCCACCATCGGCGGACAGATCGGCGCCAAGGTCGGCCGCCGCCTGTCGCCGACCGCCCTGCGCGCGGTCAT
Above is a window of Streptomyces subrutilus DNA encoding:
- a CDS encoding sulfite exporter TauE/SafE family protein; this translates as MSIWESLAVFAAGIGAGTINTIVGSGTLITFPVLLATGLPPVTANVSNTLGLVPGSISGAIGYRKELRGQRARILRLGSVSLVGGLAGAVLLLTLPSDSFDTIVPVLIGLALVLVVFQPRLAKALRRRQDAAGGDTGHPDGGPALLSGMLVASAYGGYFGAAQGVLYVGLMGLLLRDDLQRINAVKNVVAAMVNGIAAVLFLFVAEFDWTAVLLIAVGSTIGGQIGAKVGRRLSPTALRAVIVTVGIIAIVQLLVR